The following proteins come from a genomic window of Heyndrickxia acidicola:
- a CDS encoding inorganic phosphate transporter, whose amino-acid sequence MNTVFIITLLIILAGLAFDFINGFHDTANTIATSVSTKALKPRHAIVLAAVMNFLGALTFTGVAKTITSDIVDPFKLHNGGIVILAALISAIIWNLVTWYYGIPSSSSHAIIGSIAGAAIAAAGFGILKYHGFFKIIEGLIISPILAFVIGFIIYSIFKLTLKNRNLSSTNKQFRFIQILTAALQSYSHGTNDAQKSMGIITMALIANHYITSTAIPFWVQLACAAVMGLGTSIGGWRIIKTVGGKIMKLRPVNGVAADLSSALIIFGATYVHLPVSSTHVISSSILGVGSAHRLKSVKWGTAQRIFITWVITLPISALLAGIIYSIMRLF is encoded by the coding sequence ATGAATACTGTGTTCATTATCACGCTGCTCATTATCCTTGCAGGCCTTGCCTTTGACTTTATTAATGGATTTCACGATACGGCAAATACGATTGCTACATCGGTTTCCACTAAGGCATTAAAGCCGCGTCATGCAATCGTTCTTGCTGCCGTGATGAACTTTCTGGGTGCCTTAACCTTTACGGGAGTAGCCAAAACCATTACAAGTGATATTGTAGATCCATTTAAGCTTCACAATGGCGGAATTGTGATATTGGCGGCTTTGATTTCAGCGATTATCTGGAATTTGGTTACCTGGTATTATGGGATTCCGAGCAGTTCTTCCCATGCCATCATCGGTTCGATTGCAGGTGCAGCTATCGCAGCTGCTGGATTTGGGATTTTAAAATATCATGGATTCTTTAAAATTATTGAAGGTCTGATTATTTCACCAATCCTTGCCTTTGTTATTGGATTTATTATTTATTCGATCTTTAAGTTGACATTGAAAAATCGAAATCTTTCTTCAACAAATAAACAGTTCAGGTTTATACAAATTTTAACGGCGGCTCTTCAATCCTATTCTCACGGTACTAATGATGCCCAAAAGTCAATGGGGATCATCACAATGGCTCTTATTGCAAATCACTATATTACCTCAACGGCCATTCCTTTTTGGGTTCAGCTTGCCTGTGCGGCTGTCATGGGCTTAGGAACCTCCATAGGAGGCTGGAGAATTATTAAAACCGTCGGTGGGAAAATCATGAAACTTCGGCCTGTTAACGGTGTTGCAGCGGATTTATCCTCAGCCCTAATCATCTTTGGTGCAACATATGTTCATTTGCCTGTGAGTTCCACACATGTAATTTCCTCATCCATTCTCGGTGTAGGCTCAGCCCACCGCTTAAAAAGTGTGAAATGGGGAACTGCCCAGCGCATTTTTATTACATGGGTGATTACACTGCCGATTTCAGCATTGCTAGCTGGAATTATATATTCAATCATGCGACTATTTTAG